The following is a genomic window from Hymenobacter chitinivorans DSM 11115.
GTAGGGTGGGAGCCAGCCGCTCCACGTCGGCACTGCTCAGGGCCGCAAGCGGGCCGGCGAGCAAAAAGTGGTGGGAGCCGGCCGGCTCCGCCAAGGGAGGCCACGAAGGCGAATATTCAGTCATCAACGCAAAAAGCTAACCGCCCAACAAACGGCCCGAAGCTTATAAAAAGGTCCGGCCCGTGGCCGGAAAGCCAACTTTACTGAAACCGCAGGGCGTGAAAAGCCGCCGTATCGGGCGTGGGCACCACCAGCAGCGGGTCAATATCCTCGCGCTTGTCAAAGAGGTAAAAGCAGTAGGCGTCGGCCACGTTCTTTTTGTGCAGGGCCACAACCATGCAGGCCGCGTAGCCTTTGGCAAACTCCTCCCCGGCCCGTACCACCGTGGTGCCGCCCCAGTCGGCGTTGAACTCCCGGCCCACGGCCTGGGTGGGAAACTGGTTGACCTGCGGCATCTGCCCGCCGGAGACGTTGAGGGCAATGGCCGTCAGCAGGCTGGGATATAGTTCGTTGGGGTCAGCCATAACCGTGTTTTTCTTGCCCTTGGATTTGCGAAAGTCCGCCAATAGGTCGTGCAGCGGCCGGATGGCGTAACGGATTTCGAGGTGGCGGCCGGGGTAGCGCACGGCGTAATCGTAATTCATCTGGGCATTTTCCACCACGGGCACCGGCACTGTGCCGCCCGGCGTCCGAAACTGCATGTGGGCCGCCGCCAGTTGGCGCTGAAAAGCTGCCGGCAGCTCGGCGGCGGGCCGGTTGGTGAAGCTCAAGCAAGTCAGGGCGGCGCCCAGCGCCAAGGCTACGGCTTTATGAACTAGCATACACAAATCAAAACGGGATACTGGAAGAGCCGTGCCCTGGGTGGCCGGGGCCGGCCGCACGCCCGGCGAAGATAGGCAAGCCAATCTGTTTAGGCCAGATAAAGCCCGGCCGCCGAAAGCCGATAAAAAAAGCTCCCGGCCGCGGCCGGGAGCTTTTAAGAATCTTTTGTCAGAACCCGCCGAACCGGGAAAAAATACTTGACTTACGCCGTTGCGGCGGCCATTTGGGTGGTGTTGGAAACGGGCCCGGGCAGCAGGGCACTGTCCACGTACCAGACCCAGAGCGTGTTGTCGAAGCCCCGGTCGTAGGCCGACTCGCAGTGCACGTTGGCGCTGGTGTTGAGCAAAATGTAGTTCGAGTTGTTGCGCTGGCTGTTTTTCCACCAGCTGCCATCGGTGCCGTCGGCCCATACCTGGTGCAGCTGCCACTGCACAATCACGCCGCCCGGTGCCAGGTTGAAGTCGTGTTCCTTGTGCCCCACGTGGCCGCTTTCCGCGTAGTTCTGATGGGTGCTCTGAATGACGAAATCCGGGTCGTTGGCCGCGTTGGGGTAGGTAATTGAGCCGTAGGTCAGGGTTTGCGACTGGCGGCTGCCCACGCTCGGCTCGGAGGCTTGCAGGGCCGCAATGCTCTGGATGAAAATGTAGCGTTGGTTCAGGTTATTGAGCTCGTTGTAGAGGGCATTGACCTGGCTCGTGAGGCTTTGCAGCGTGGCCGGGTCGTTTACTATCGTCTGCTGGTTGGCCGTTACCTGCTTTACCAGCGCGTTTACCTGCTGGGGGTAGGAGCCCTGCCAGCTGTCGGGCAGGGAGTTGAGCGTAATTTGGAGCAGGTAGGTGTTAAAGTACAAACTGCCCACGGCGCTGAACACGCTCGGGTTGATGGGCAGCGTATTGGGAATGTTGGGGTTGATTTGGCTGTAGTGAATCAGCTCGGCCTGGGCCGGCTCGGGCACGTTGTTGTCCTGAAACCAGGTCAGGTACTCCTGCACCGTGTCGATGCCGATGGGGGCGGTGGGCCGGCCCGGGGCGTTGCTCGGCATCCCCTGCATGTTCAGGTAGAAGTTGACCGAGACGTTGCTGGCGGAAGTGGCCTGCTTGAAGGTGGCCTCGCCTTGGGCCGTAAACATATCCGGGGCCGAGGCGCCGAGCGCGGCCTGCACCTGGGTCAGGGTCTGCTCCGAGTCGGCGCTGATGGTGTAGACGGCCTGAAACGAGGCCTCGCGCTTGGTGCCGGCAATGTAGTAGTCGCCGTAGAGGTTGCGAAAGGCGGTAAAATTGCCCTGCTCAATAAGCTGCTGGGCCTGGGGCGTAAAGTGCAGGCCGGCAATGGTAATCGTGTCGTAGTCGGTGTACTCCACCTGGTAGGTGGCCAGAATCGTCATGTCCAGTTCCGACTGCTTAATCTCGCTCAGGTAAGAGGCCGAGGCGCTGATGGTTACCCCGTCGAGGTTGTAGCTGCCGCTGGCCGACACGTCAATCAACTGGTCGACGGCGCTGGTCGAGTTGATGTTGGAGTAGTTGGTGGCCGAGTTGGTGGTGGTAGCCGGCGTGGTAGCGAAGGGGGCCAGGGCCTGGGCGCTCAGGCTGCCCGTCACGGCATTGACGCCCTTGCCCAGGGCGTAGCCATCCAGCCAGGGCTGGCCCGCCAGGTCGGCCACCAGCGTCGTGGTGCTGCTGCTCTCAAACGGGGCCCGGGGAATACGGCTCGTAAAGTCCCGGACTGGCCGCTGGGCCGCCGGGGTGGCCGGCACCACCCGGCAGAGCCGCAACTCGCCGGTCCAGTCGCGGCCCGGTCCCGGCGCTGCCGGCGCGGTGTCCGGGGCCGGGAAGGTCAGGTCGTAGGCCTGGCGAAATTCGGTCAGCACGGCGTCGCAGCCGCAGTCCAGGCTAAAGTCGATGGAGTAGGTTTGCTGGCCGGTTTCGGCCGGGGCGCTTAGCTGGCCGGGCACGGCGAGGTTGGCGTAGCAGCGCGCGTACTGCTGGCCAAACTGGAGGAAGCTTTGCTCAGTCTGGAACCGCAGCTCAAAGATTCCGGCGGAGGTGGTTGATGGCGTGGGCATTGGCGTAATGGGAAAGGGTTAACGATAAGACCAGGACGCGTTGCAATAGGTGAGTAGCCAATAGGAGTGGGAGTGCCCGCCCCCGGTTCACGGAGTAAAAGGGGAGTGGGGCGGTAAGGCTCGGGGACGGCGCGGCGAAAGAATAAGGCAAAGGAAGGCGTTGATCAGGAGTAGTTTACGCGAAAAAATACCTGATTTCGCTAAGCAGGTATTTCTACCTGCCGGCGCGGCGCAGCAGGTCGTGGCTGGGCGCCGAAAAACCAGGTAGAAATACCTGATTTTAGATTTCCAGTGTTTCTACGCGGCAGCAGCAGTGGCCGAACCGGGTACTTTTAGCAACCAATCAACCCCTTCATTTCCCCTCATTTACCTTCTCTGCTATTACTCATGTCTACCATTCTGCCTTCCATGACTGATCTGCATCTGCTGGCGCCCGAGGAGTACCGGAGCGCCACCCTGGCCTGGGTGCAAACCATTGAACAGCCCGCCCCCACCGCGTACACGGTGTTTGAGGTAAACGGCAGCCAACTCACGGGCGTGAGCTTTCCCATGGCCGCCATTATTTCCCTGCTCTCCACGGTGCGCGTGCACTACATCGAGGCCCGGTTTCTGGTTATTCCCTCGAAAACGGGCGGCAATGACCAGTTTTCCATTGCCCTGTACGCCGCCGACGTCAACCGCGTCCGTATCTCGGCTTACTTCCAGGCCTACTCGTGGTGGACGACGCCCATCACGGAGGTAATCGACGTTTCGGCGATGGCTACCGACCAGGCGCCCTATGCGCTGGTCAACGCCTGGACGGATGCTTGGGCGCGGGTGCTGCCTAAGGACTTGAAGTCCGACATGTTTACAACCAGCTTTGGCACCTTGGAAGGCTACACCTTCAAGGCCGACGACTTCCTGCAGACCCTGTTCGATGCCCGGGATATGAGCGGCATGGACGTGCGAATCGACCTGGCGCTGCACGAGTACTACCCGGCCATGGTGGAAGCAAAAAATACTTCCCTGCAGCAGACCTTTGGCCTGGTGCTGCGCCTATCGATTCCCCAAACCACGGCCAGTAGTTCGACGGAAAGCCGGATTGTGGCCGTGGCTACCTCGCCCTTCTTCGATCTGTCGACGCCCTGCCCGCCCGGCACCTGATTTTCATTTCGTTAAAAGCCGTTCTTTGCGCCGCGCCTCATAGCGCGCTTTCCACTCCTATGCCTCTTACGCTGCAGCAACTCCTTATGCGGCTAACCCTGGTGCCCGTCCTGGTGGCGGGCATCATTGGTTTTATCCGCTACCGTCATTTGCCCCTCAACCTGCGCTACCTGGCCGGGTTGGTGTGGTTTGTCCTGCCCATCGAAATTCTGGGGCTCGTGCTCTTAATACTGCACCGCAACAACCTGTTTCTGATGCCCATTTACATGGTGGGCGAAACCGCGCTGCTGGGGCTGGTGTACCGGCACACGCTGCAGTCCCGGTTTTTCAACCGCCTAATGCCCTGGGTGGTGGGCGGCTTTGCCCTGTACGCCGTGGCCGATACGCTGTGGGCCGAAAACCTGACTCGGTTTCGGCCGGGCCAGCAGGTGCTGCAGGCCGTGCTGGTGCTGGGCTTCGTGGGGCTGTACTTCCGCAAGCTGCTCAACGAACTGCAGGTGCCCCATCCCACCCGGGAGCCCATGTTCTGGGTGTCGACGGGGCTGTTTATCTACTTTCTGGGGTACCTGCAGATTGCCTTGTTCAGCAACTACCTGCTGCACTATTCCCGACAGCTGAACCACAACATCTGGGCCGTGCATTCCCTGCTCTACGTAGTGCTGCACGGCTGCTTTAGCTACGCGTTATGGCTGCGCCCCCAGAAGTAGCGTTTGGACAGCTGCTCTTCGCCGGCATTGCCTTTATGCTGCTGGCCGGGGGCAGTCTGGTAGTGTTTCTGGTCACCTACCAGAAGCGCCTGCTCCATCAGCAGCTGCACCTGCGCCTGGCCGAGGCCGAGCACCAGCAGCAGCTGCTCACGGCCATCATTGAGGCTCAGGAAGGGGAACGGGAGCGAATCGGGCGGGATTTGCACGACGGTATCGGGTCCACTATTTCCACGGCCAAGCTGCTGCTCAACCGCCTGGAAACCCTGCCGCCCCACGCCGACGATGCCCAGGGCCTGCTCAAGCTCATCCGCGAGATTATGAGCACCGCCGTGCACGACGTGCGCAGCATTTCCCACAGCCTCTACCCGGCCGTGCTGGCCCGCTTCGGCCTGGCTGAGGCCTTGCAGCACCTGGTGGACGTGAGCAACGAAACCGGGCAGCTGCCCGTCGTGCTCGAAATCGACTACCCCCGGCCCCTGACTTTGGCCCAGGAGCTGGCCTTGTACCGCATCGGGCAGGAGCTAGTGCACAACGCCTTCAAACACGCCCGCGGGGCCACCCGCCTGCTGGTGCAGCTCCAGCAAACGGGGGCCCGCCTTACGCTGGTCGTGGAAGACAACGGCTGCGGGTTCGGGGCCGCGCCGGGCCGCGGGGCGGGGTTGCGCAGCATCGAGGTGCGGGTACAGATGCTGCAGGGCCGCCTAAGCCGGGAGGCGGCGGCCGGGCAGGGCGCGCGCATGGTTGTTGAGCTCGAAGCTCGACCGGAATAGCTAGTGCCGAATTGTTGTGCTACTATTGCAGTGCGCTTGCCCCGGTTTACCGGGGCGTATTATTCTATAAATTATTTACGTGCTATGGCTACTATTCCGGGTCCCGTTCAGATTGCCCTGCTCGACGACCACGCCCTGTTTCGCCAGGGTTTGCGCTATATTCTGCAGTCCTGGCCCTACGTCGAAGCCGTGGTGGAGGCGGCCACCTTTGCCGAGTTGCTGGTCCAGTGCCGGCAGCGCCTGCCCGACGTGCTGCTGCTGGATCTGCAGATGCCGGAAGTAGACGGGGCCGAGGCCACCCGTCTGCTGCTGGCCGAGTTTCCGGAGTTGAAAATCATCGTGCTGTCGATGTTTTCGGCCGATAAGTTCATTACCCAGATGATCAAGCTCGGCGTGCGCAGCTACCTGCCCAAGGACTCCGACCAGGAGTTGCTGCGCGAGGCCATCGAGGCGGTACTGCTTACGGGCCACCATTTCACGCCCAATATCTCGCGGGCCCTGATGCGGGCCGTGCAGCAGCCCACCCGCCAAACGCCCACCACGCTGCCCCACCTCGTGCAGCTTACCCCGCGGGAGCTGGAAGTGCTGCACCGCATCTGCCAGGGCCGCAAAGCCGCCGAAATTGCTGAGGAGCTGTTCTTGAGCCGGCGCACCGTGGAAGGCCACCGCCAAAACCTGCTGGAAAAAACCGGCGCCCCCAACTCCGCCGGCCTGGTGGTATACGCCGCTCAGCACGGCCTGCTGCCCGAGTAAATGGGCCGGAGGCAGGTGAAACGCTTGTCTAAATAACTGGCTGTAAACTAAAACGTCATGTCGACCAGCGGGAGACATCTCGCGTGCCATAGTAACCTGATTACTACGGCACGCGAGATGTCTCGCTAGGCTCGACATGACGTTCTGGTGGGTCCTAGGCTGAAAAGCTAGCTTTTCTTGGCTGGTGCTTTTTTGGCCGGGGCCGGCTTGGCCGCCGTTTTCAGCGGGAAGCCGCGCTCCTTCATCAGGGCGTCAATTTTCGGGTCGCGGCCCCGGAACTTGCGGTAGCCGTCGGCCGGGTCGATGGTGTTGCCCACGGAAAAGACGTTGTCAGTGAGACGCTTGGCCACGGCTTTGTCGTAGGGGCCACCGGCTTCGGTGAAGGCCGAGTAGGCATCCGAGGCCAGCACCACCGACCACAAATAGCTGTAGTAGCCGGCCGAGTAGCCATCCGAGGAAAACACGTGGGAGAACTGCGGGGTGCGGTGGCGCATCACGATTTCGCGGGGCATACCCAGCTGGGCCAGGGTTTCGCGCTCAAACTTGTCGGCGTCAATCTTCTGGGAGCCGGCCAGGTGCAGCTTCATGTCGATGAGGGCGCTGGCCAGGAACTCGGTGGTTTCGAAGCCCTGGTTGAAGGTCGAAGCCTTCTCAATCCTGTCGACGAGGGCCTGGGGAATCGGCTTGCCGGTCTGGTAGTGCAGGGCAAAGCGGTTGAGCACCTGGGGCGTGGGCAGCCAGTTTTCGAGCAGCTGGGACGGGAACTCCACGTAGTCGCGCACCACGCTGGTGCCCGAGAGGGTGGGGTAGGTCACGTTCGACGACAGGCCGTGCAAGGCGTGGCCGAACTCGTGGAACAGGGTGGTGGCGTCGGTCCAGGAAATGAGCGTGGGCTCCCCGTCCTTGCCCTTCACGAAGTTCGAGTTGTTCGACACGATGGTCGTCACCTCGCCGTTCATGCGCTCCTGGTTGCGGTAGGCATTCATCCAGGCCCCCGAGCGTTTGCCGGGCCGGGCGTAGGGGTCGAAGTACCACAGGCCGATGTGCTTGCCCGAGGTCTTGTCCTTGATTTCCCACACTTTCACGTCGGAGTGGTACACGGGCACGTTGGTTACGGGCGCGAACGAGAAGTTGAACAGCTCGCCGGCCACCCAGAACATGCCTTCCCGCATTTTATCCAGCTGCAGGTACTGCTTCACTTCGTTCTGGTCGAGGTCGTAGCGCTGCTTACGCACTTTCTCGGCGTAGTAGCGGTAGTCCCAGGGCTCGATTTTGAAGTCGGCGCCGGCGCCTTCCTTGCGGGCCAGGGCCTGCATGTCGGCTACTTCCTCCTTCACCCGGGCCACGGCCGGCGTCCAAACCTGCTCCATGAGCTGCATGGCCGCTTCGGGCGTTTTGGCCATCGTGTTATCGAGGCGCCAGTGGGCGTGGGTTTTGTAGCCCAGCAGCTGGGCCCGCTCGGCCCGCAGCTGCAGAATCTCGCTGATAATGGCGTTGTTGTCGTGGGTTCCGCCGTTGTCGCCGCGGTTGTAGAACATGCGCCAGGCCTTCTCGCGCAGCTTGCGCTGGTCGGAGTAGGTCAAAAAGGGCTCGATGCTGGAGCGGGTGTTGGTGATGACCCCGGCGGCGCCCGAAATCTTGCGGCTGGTGGCGGAAGCCGCGGCGTTGTCGCGCAGGGAAGTGGGCAGGCCGGCCAGGTCGGCGGGCGTTTTGAGCACCAGCACCGAGTCGGTTTCGTCGGCCAGCACGTTTTGGCTAAAGCGGGTAAAGAGGCCGGCCAGCTGCTGATTGATGGCCGAGAGGCGGGTTTTGGCTTTGGCGTCGAGCTTGGCCCCGGCGCGCACGAAGCTGTTGTAGTGCACCCAGGTCAGGCGCTGCTGCTCGGGGGTGAGCTTTTTCTTGTCGGGCGAGTTGTACACGGCCTCGATACGCTTGAACAGGGCCTCGTTCTGGCTGATCTGGTCGCGGAAGGCGGCCATGCGCGGCGACATTTCCCGCTCGATGGCCTGCACGTCGGGGTTGCTCAAAGTGCCGGCCCAGATGCCGTAGATGGTCTGGACCTCGTCGAGGCGCTGGCCGGCCCGTTCCAGGGCGGCAATGGTATTCTCGAACGTGGGGGCCTCTTTGGAGCTGGCAATGGCCTGGATTTCGGCCAGGTTCTGGGCCATGCCGGCTTCCAGGGCCGGCTTGAACTGCGAAACCTGCACCTTGTCGAAGGGGGGCACGCCGCCGTAGGGGCCTTCCCAGGCCATGAGCAGCGGGTTGGCTACTGCCGCCGAAGCGGAGGCCGGAGTTTGGGCAACGCTGGAAGTGGGATACACGAAGGCAGCCAGGCTGAGAGTGAGAAAGGTATTGGCCAGCAAAAACTTGCTGGACGGGGACATTTTGGACATAAGCAAAAAGCCGGTCGGAGGATGATTGGAAGTCTGAAGATAACACGGAAAAATGGCTTGGGTTGCGTAGCAGGCCGGGTGGAGCCGCTGGGGCCGGGCCGACCGCCGAAGCTTCACCCCCGGCTGCCGCCCACCCCCGGAGAGTCGGGCCGCCGCGGTTCCGGCAAACGAAATAGCGTAGCTTTGGCGGGGCGCGGCCAGAGAATACCCACTTTAGCTATGCCACAAAAATTACGAGGTCTGGTCAGCAACCCAATCGTCAGGCAAGTGCCCGGGAAGCTTCTCCTCAACTTTGCGACGTTCTTTGGCGGCTTGTGTATGGCTTCCATCGACAAGCTGGCCCCCAAATGACCGTAAAAGTCGACTGGCTCAGGACAACAATTGCCTTGGCGCTGGCTGCTTACGCCACGGCCGCTCAACTACTCCGGGCAAACGAGGCCAGGAAGAAACCGGAAAGTGGCCAGTAGCAGGGCCCGGCAACGCAAAGAGCCGGTCCGATAGGCCCGATGTGGCGACCCTTGCCGACCTTTGCCCGCATGCACACCCTCGAACAGCTGCGCGCCGGCCAGCTAGCCGGCGCCACCCGCCTCGACCTGGCCGCTGGCCTCACGGAATTTCCCCGCGAAATATTCGACCTGGCCGACACGCTGGAAATTCTAAACCTGACCGGCAACCAGCTTTCCACATTGCCCACCGACCTGGGCCGCCTGCGCAAGCTGCGCATCCTGTTTTGCTCCGATAACCGCTTCACCGAAGTGCCAGCCGTGCTGGGTCAGTGCCCGGAGCTGAGCATGGTAGGCTTCAAGGCCAACCAGATTCACACCCTGCCCGGCGCAGCCCTGCCGCCCAAGCTCCGCTGGCTGATTCTGACCGACAACCAGCTGCGGGAACTGCCGCCGGAAATCGGGCAGTGCACCGAGCTGCAGAAGCTGATGCTGGCCGGTAACCAACTCACGGCTTTGCCCGACACGCTGCGTTACTGCACCCGTTTGGAGCTGCTGCGCCTGGCGGCCAACCGCCTGCCGGGCCTGCCTGCCTGGCTGCTGGAGCTGCCCCGGCTGAGCTGGCTGGCCTACGCCGGCAACCCGTTCTGCGACGCAGCCCAGGCCCGGGCCGAAGTTCAGCACCCCATCCGGGAAATTGCCTGGGCCGAGCTGGAAGTAGGCCGGCTGCTGGGTGAAGGGGCCTCGGGCGTAATTTCCCAGGCCCGCTGGCAGCCCGGGTCCGCGCCGGCCCGGGAAGTGGCCGTGAAGGTATTCAAGGGCGCAGTGACCAGTGACGGGCTGCCCCACAGCGAAATGGTGGCCTGCATCAGCGCCGGGGCCCACCCCAGCCTGACTACGGTAGAAGGCAAAATTGCGGATCACCCAACCGGAGCCGAAGGCCTGGTACTGGCGCTGATTGAGCCCGAGTTCCGGATTCTGGCCGGTCCGCCCAGCTTCGAGACCTGCACCCGCGACGTGTACGCACCTGGCATCCGCTTCGGCTGGGAAACTGTCCTGCGCATTGCCCGGGGCATTGCTGCCGCCGCTACTCACCTGCACCAGCGCG
Proteins encoded in this region:
- a CDS encoding sensor histidine kinase; translated protein: MAAPPEVAFGQLLFAGIAFMLLAGGSLVVFLVTYQKRLLHQQLHLRLAEAEHQQQLLTAIIEAQEGERERIGRDLHDGIGSTISTAKLLLNRLETLPPHADDAQGLLKLIREIMSTAVHDVRSISHSLYPAVLARFGLAEALQHLVDVSNETGQLPVVLEIDYPRPLTLAQELALYRIGQELVHNAFKHARGATRLLVQLQQTGARLTLVVEDNGCGFGAAPGRGAGLRSIEVRVQMLQGRLSREAAAGQGARMVVELEARPE
- a CDS encoding leucine-rich repeat-containing protein kinase family protein; the encoded protein is MHTLEQLRAGQLAGATRLDLAAGLTEFPREIFDLADTLEILNLTGNQLSTLPTDLGRLRKLRILFCSDNRFTEVPAVLGQCPELSMVGFKANQIHTLPGAALPPKLRWLILTDNQLRELPPEIGQCTELQKLMLAGNQLTALPDTLRYCTRLELLRLAANRLPGLPAWLLELPRLSWLAYAGNPFCDAAQARAEVQHPIREIAWAELEVGRLLGEGASGVISQARWQPGSAPAREVAVKVFKGAVTSDGLPHSEMVACISAGAHPSLTTVEGKIADHPTGAEGLVLALIEPEFRILAGPPSFETCTRDVYAPGIRFGWETVLRIARGIAAAATHLHQRGILHGDLYAHNILTTPAGEALLSDFGAASFFDSATASAPALQRLEVRAFGCLLAELLAHCETAEPLTEALQALRHLQQRCASPQVAARPLFAEIQRELAALE
- a CDS encoding response regulator transcription factor → MATIPGPVQIALLDDHALFRQGLRYILQSWPYVEAVVEAATFAELLVQCRQRLPDVLLLDLQMPEVDGAEATRLLLAEFPELKIIVLSMFSADKFITQMIKLGVRSYLPKDSDQELLREAIEAVLLTGHHFTPNISRALMRAVQQPTRQTPTTLPHLVQLTPRELEVLHRICQGRKAAEIAEELFLSRRTVEGHRQNLLEKTGAPNSAGLVVYAAQHGLLPE
- a CDS encoding M3 family metallopeptidase; amino-acid sequence: MSKMSPSSKFLLANTFLTLSLAAFVYPTSSVAQTPASASAAVANPLLMAWEGPYGGVPPFDKVQVSQFKPALEAGMAQNLAEIQAIASSKEAPTFENTIAALERAGQRLDEVQTIYGIWAGTLSNPDVQAIEREMSPRMAAFRDQISQNEALFKRIEAVYNSPDKKKLTPEQQRLTWVHYNSFVRAGAKLDAKAKTRLSAINQQLAGLFTRFSQNVLADETDSVLVLKTPADLAGLPTSLRDNAAASATSRKISGAAGVITNTRSSIEPFLTYSDQRKLREKAWRMFYNRGDNGGTHDNNAIISEILQLRAERAQLLGYKTHAHWRLDNTMAKTPEAAMQLMEQVWTPAVARVKEEVADMQALARKEGAGADFKIEPWDYRYYAEKVRKQRYDLDQNEVKQYLQLDKMREGMFWVAGELFNFSFAPVTNVPVYHSDVKVWEIKDKTSGKHIGLWYFDPYARPGKRSGAWMNAYRNQERMNGEVTTIVSNNSNFVKGKDGEPTLISWTDATTLFHEFGHALHGLSSNVTYPTLSGTSVVRDYVEFPSQLLENWLPTPQVLNRFALHYQTGKPIPQALVDRIEKASTFNQGFETTEFLASALIDMKLHLAGSQKIDADKFERETLAQLGMPREIVMRHRTPQFSHVFSSDGYSAGYYSYLWSVVLASDAYSAFTEAGGPYDKAVAKRLTDNVFSVGNTIDPADGYRKFRGRDPKIDALMKERGFPLKTAAKPAPAKKAPAKKS